From the genome of Thermus antranikianii DSM 12462, one region includes:
- a CDS encoding DUF4032 domain-containing protein, with protein sequence MDRSTPRESWQAECEAERLEWRARLLELVHRFKGEPDTLLPFHEVLALRPRGEHHLGLRSIEVDRVVGSVDRYEDFHRHFLPRTPHTLERWKRLRALQLSGVEFPPIEVYQVGEAYFVKDGNHRVALAKATGQKFIDAYVIALEVPVALQPGDTLKDLILKAEYAHFLERTRLKELIPPEEFSEIRFTTLGRYDLLLDHIATRRYFKGLEEDREIPWEEGVVDWYRNLYRPTVEAIQRLGLLKDFPGRTEADLYLWVMDHRYFLAQELGADLGPEEAARSYEARFGPWWKRLGGWLKKAILGKT encoded by the coding sequence ATGGACCGATCCACACCGAGGGAATCCTGGCAGGCGGAGTGCGAGGCAGAGCGCTTGGAGTGGCGGGCTAGACTCCTGGAGCTGGTTCACCGGTTTAAGGGGGAGCCCGATACCCTCCTTCCCTTCCATGAAGTCTTGGCCTTACGACCCAGGGGGGAGCATCACCTTGGGCTTAGATCCATCGAGGTGGACAGGGTGGTGGGTTCGGTGGACCGCTACGAGGATTTCCACCGCCACTTCCTTCCGCGAACCCCCCATACCCTGGAGCGCTGGAAGCGCCTCAGGGCTCTCCAGCTTTCAGGGGTCGAGTTTCCCCCTATCGAGGTGTACCAGGTGGGGGAGGCCTACTTCGTCAAGGACGGCAACCACCGGGTGGCCTTGGCCAAGGCTACGGGCCAGAAATTCATCGATGCTTACGTGATCGCCCTCGAGGTGCCGGTGGCCTTGCAACCCGGGGATACCTTGAAAGACCTGATCCTCAAGGCCGAGTACGCCCATTTCCTGGAAAGAACCCGCTTGAAGGAGCTCATCCCTCCAGAGGAGTTCTCCGAGATCCGCTTTACCACCTTGGGACGCTACGACCTTCTTCTGGACCACATCGCTACCCGGCGGTACTTCAAGGGTTTGGAGGAGGACAGGGAGATTCCCTGGGAGGAGGGGGTGGTGGATTGGTACCGAAACCTTTACCGGCCCACGGTGGAGGCCATCCAAAGGCTGGGTTTGTTGAAGGATTTCCCTGGCCGCACCGAGGCCGACCTCTACCTATGGGTGATGGACCACCGCTACTTCCTGGCCCAGGAACTGGGGGCGGACCTTGGCCCCGAGGAGGCGGCCCGCTCGTACGAGGCCCGGTTTGGGCCCTGGTGGAAGCGGCTTGGGGGGTGGCTGAAGAAGGCTATTTTGGGGAAGACTTAA
- a CDS encoding glycine C-acetyltransferase encodes MSLSLRARVESELERLKQEGLYIRPKVLEAPQEPVTRVEGREVVNLASNNYLGFANHPYLKEKARQYLERWGAGSGAVRTIAGTFTYHLELEEALARFKGTESALVLQSGFTANQGVLGALLQEGDLVFSDELNHASIIDGLRLTKATRLVYRHADVAHLEELLKAHDTEGLKLIVTDGVFSMDGDIAPLDRIVPLAKKYGAVVYVDDAHGSGVLGEKGKGTVHHFGFHQDPDVIQVATLSKAWAVVGGYAAGALELKDLLINKARPFLFSTSHPPAVVGALLGALELIEKEPERVERLWENTRYFKRELARMGYDTLGSQTPITPVLFGEAPLAFEASRLLLEEGVFAVGIGFPTVPRGKARIRNIVTAAHTQEMLDKALEAYEKVGRKLGVIR; translated from the coding sequence ATGAGTTTATCCCTGCGCGCCCGCGTGGAAAGCGAGCTGGAAAGGTTAAAGCAGGAGGGGCTGTACATCCGCCCCAAGGTCCTCGAGGCTCCCCAGGAACCCGTAACCCGGGTGGAGGGACGGGAAGTGGTGAACCTGGCCTCCAACAACTACCTTGGTTTCGCCAACCACCCCTACCTGAAGGAGAAAGCCCGCCAGTACCTGGAACGGTGGGGGGCAGGAAGCGGGGCCGTGCGCACCATCGCCGGCACCTTCACCTACCACCTGGAGCTGGAAGAAGCCCTGGCCCGCTTCAAGGGCACGGAAAGCGCCTTGGTCCTGCAGTCGGGTTTCACCGCCAACCAGGGGGTGCTGGGAGCCCTGCTCCAGGAGGGGGACCTGGTCTTCTCCGACGAGCTGAACCACGCCAGCATCATCGACGGCCTCCGCCTCACCAAGGCCACCCGTTTGGTCTACCGCCACGCCGACGTGGCCCACCTGGAGGAACTCCTGAAGGCCCACGACACCGAAGGCCTCAAACTCATCGTCACCGACGGGGTCTTCTCCATGGACGGGGACATCGCTCCCTTGGACCGCATCGTGCCCCTGGCCAAGAAGTACGGGGCGGTGGTCTACGTGGACGATGCTCACGGAAGCGGCGTCCTGGGGGAAAAGGGCAAGGGCACGGTGCACCACTTTGGCTTCCACCAGGACCCCGACGTGATCCAGGTGGCCACCCTCTCCAAGGCCTGGGCAGTGGTGGGGGGATATGCCGCCGGGGCGTTAGAGCTCAAGGACCTCCTCATCAACAAGGCTCGGCCCTTCCTCTTCTCCACCAGCCACCCCCCGGCGGTGGTGGGGGCTTTGCTCGGGGCTTTAGAGCTCATCGAGAAGGAGCCCGAGCGGGTGGAAAGGCTTTGGGAAAACACCCGCTACTTCAAGAGGGAGCTTGCCCGTATGGGCTACGACACCCTAGGAAGCCAGACCCCCATCACCCCGGTACTCTTCGGGGAGGCCCCCTTGGCCTTTGAGGCGAGCCGCCTCCTCCTGGAAGAAGGGGTCTTCGCTGTGGGCATTGGCTTTCCCACGGTGCCCAGGGGGAAAGCCCGGATCCGCAACATCGTCACCGCCGCCCACACCCAGGAGATGCTGGACAAGGCCCTCGAGGCCTACGAGAAAGTCGGCCGTAAGCTTGGGGTGATCCGCTAG